A region from the Pelobates fuscus isolate aPelFus1 chromosome 3, aPelFus1.pri, whole genome shotgun sequence genome encodes:
- the DUOXA2 gene encoding dual oxidase maturation factor 2 encodes MAFYNGIYPFYPQDRMPFVFNMQSVVVIIVFLILALAFILIVLGIRGKARIFWTCRILTSLFIGAVTVAVNFTADWEVGVVNATTTYKSFSNAVVNADIGVYVGLKGINVTLKGNPIHQINETINYNEQFIWSFGQDFNEYYQEGLKKGLPNPILYIAEKFSHYNPCGLFAQYRLSAHYAGACMWVAFCSWVISNILFSFSVFIYGAYMILVTASFFIFSLLSFSTVRNVGFCDIKFGAESLTTYYGGSFWLTLATGLLCFVIGFTLIAMNVFIPEKLKIFFDSSEGEEEDYDSAEIYINNNCSHVPNSNIV; translated from the exons ATGGCCTTTTACAATGGGATATACCCATTCTATCCTCAGGACAGGATGCCCTTTGTCTTCAACATGCAGTCAGTTGTTGTCATTATTGTCTTTTTGATTTTGGCCCTGGCTTTCATCCTTATTGTCCTCGGGATCCGCGGCAAAGCA AGAATATTCTGGACGTGCAGAATTTTAACAAGTCTGTTTATCGGAGCAGTTACTGTGG CTGTTAACTTCACCGCAGACTGGGAGGTGGGCGTAGTTAATGCTACAACGACATATAAGTCCTTCAGTAATGCTGTGGTGAATGCAGATATTGGAGTTTATGTTGGACTCAAAGGCATCAATGTCACTCTGAAAG GTAATCCTATTCATCAAATTAATGAAACAATAAATTACAATGAACAGTTTATATGGAGTTTTGGTCAAGATTTCAATGAATATTACCAAGAAGGACTTAAAAAAGGCCTGCCGAATCCAATTTTGTACATCGCAGAAAAGTTCTCGCACTATAACCCATGCGGTTTGTTCGCACAGTATAGATTGTCTGCACATTATGCTGGAGCATGTATGTG GGTGGCATTCTGCTCATGGGTTATCTCCAATATACTTTTCTCCTTCTCGGTTTTCATATATGGAGCTTATATGATCCTTGTTACCGCATCTTTTTTTATATTCTCATTACTATCATTTTCAACCGTACGGAATGTTGGGTTTTGCGACATCAAATTTGGAGCCGAGTCCCTGACGACGTACTACGGAGGATCTTTCTGGCTTACTCTCGCAACTG GTCTGCTCTGTTTTGTAATTGGATTTACACTAATTGCGATGAACGTATTTATTCCTGAGAAGCTGAAGATATTTTTTGATTCTTctgagggggaggaagaagattATGACTCAGCggaaatatacataaataacaaTTGTTCACATGTCCCTAACTCAAATATTGTATAA